The genomic interval AACTTTTATAAAGGAGGTAATTTCcaattttttcttatttttttgaaatataattgcaCTGCCCTTCAGAAGCAACAGAAGATACTTACATATTTTCCGGAAGacaaattaaatacaatttacCTTGATGTCAAAATTCAAAAAGTCCCCCCTCCCCCAGGCTCTTAATATATCGTGTTTCCTTCTGGATGAATtataaaatatgaattattcacatttcacagattctgcaaggggtgTGTATACTTTTGAGCAAGACTGTATTTACAAGCAGACCTTCTCTGTCCTACTCTGTCAAATGAGGCAGACCAGACAGCTTGACAGTTTCTCTGAGTTGTTTCAGTACCTTTCCCCATTCCAGACACAGCAGTACTTAAAATATAACGACTACCTTTCCAGACTTTTTTGCAGCTCTTTCCAGAAACTCTTGGTAGCATATGGTTTTTGCAACACGTTCCTCCAGAAGCTTTTTACGTGCCTGCAGGGCGTCATTCTCTGTCTTTAGCTTCTGAATCTCCAATTCTTTCAGTCTGATTTGAGCTCTCTCTGCCTCTGCTTTCTTTATTGCTCGCAACCGTCTGGCATCATTTTCCTTAAGggaaagaaacacacacacacacacaaacgcacacacacaatggttacTAAAgagtcagtttaaacatttctttagATATCCATATAGCCTAGTTGTTTTAGAATATTGTTTTACTTGCAAAAACTTGTTATATTTCAGTATGGATTTCTTCAGTTTCTCTTCCTCTTTCTTAATGGTTTCGTCTCTCTCGCTTAAACTCTCTCGCTTGATCTGCATCTCCTAACAAAatcacacacaagcacacgGAGCAGGGAAATACACTCATTTAAACCGAAACAGTGAACAAGTAAATACAGTAAATTATACGGTAGTAAAGTTTTTTCATACAACCTCTTTCTGCGCTTCCAGTGCTCTGGTCAGGCTCGCGCACTCCTCGCGCATCTCCAGAAGTTGCATTACGCTTGTATTCATATCCGTCAAATCCTTCTGTACGGCCTTATTTCTAAAGGTTTGAACATTTGAACAATATCTAGTTACACAGTAGTCTGCTAATAACGTTACGTGCAAATCACTATTTTTATCCAACGACTCTGAATTTGTGGCCATAACGACACATAACATTAGTGGttctaaaaaaaagaagatttgGGGTGTAATAAATTACGTATAAGTTACTTACAATGAGAGTCGTTCTTTAAAAACCGACTGAAAGTAATCCTCCAAATTCATCTTTTCAGTTCCACAAAAAGCTTTCTAGACAAACGAAACTTTTAGCGCTTGTCGTTTCCacagcaacaaaaaaagaaagcgTTTTCCGGTTTTTCTCTGTTGCCCTCCAGTGGCAGATTATTATTCCAATTTTTACTAAAGACTGTTGTTTTTCCTTATGGGAATCAATCTCACGTCGTGATTAGACAGTAGGTCGttttaaaacacacatttttaaaaacttaaaaaaaaaaaaaaaaaagcttattgcacaaatataaaatataggcTAAAGGTTTACCTTTATATATTATAGCCATATGTTTAgcctaatttatttttttattttattttgcttgCTGGGATAATTAAATCGTATAGAGTATTGAACTCTACAAGTAAGAAATTCAGTTTGTTGTGGTGTTAATGTTACAGTTCGTTGgtgttaattaataattatattgtgGTCTTGATGAATAATGTTGCTGAGTGAATCATTTTATTATCATATAGCCTGTAATAGGCTACTGTACATCAtcatcatattattattattattatgattattattattattattattattaggttacactattttaaggtgacatatACTTACATTGGTGGGTTTGGGGTTAGTTAagcattataaattaaatgcattattatttattattattaagtgttACCTATTGTGTTACCccttattattattgttattattattattattattattattattattattattattattatatatctaTTACAACGGTTTTGGTGAATGGATCAGTACATTATCATCTTTATGCACTGAAGCGCTACCAAATGTAAGCTATAAACATTTATGAGGCATTTCGATACACAAGCCTGTTAATGTCTTCTTTGGTTCAAAGCGTGccaaatgcacttttttgtctACATCAttagaatttaatttttttttttttgctatttaaTGAATAATTCCACTAGGATAACAATGTGAGAACATGAAAAGATACTTTTTTACAATGCCTAATGGACTTGATAAGATAAATTCAAATATGttaagtgtttttatgtgtttttttattccTTTTGTTTTTCGTGCGTGTGTCCAGACCTTCATTTATCTTTCATAAACACGCTTCTGTCTCCTGTCACCTTCTGTCCTAATGCATTAAGGACACTGAGGCTTCTGTTGTTTTATAGTGTGGAATTAGAGGAAAATTTTTTAACACCCATGTAAATGTCCAAAGCTGAAAAGAGAAGAAACTATACTTTTTTTCTCATaacagaaatgtatttatttcactttatttGGCATATGTTCATTAGCTTAAGAAAAACAAGCTGCACAGTCACATCATTGTGCTATAGCAATCATTGTGCTTAAAAGTTCTGACTTTTAATTTAGGATTTCAATTGAAATATACATCCAGTATGAGACAGTGTGATCCACTGATCTGTCCTTCAACAGTGACAGAGACATCACCCTCATGACCTTTACAAAATCTGCTCCTATGGACTAAAGCCACATTTAGCCCATTATTTGACCCTATCCCTTGCCTCAAATCTCAGAACGCAAAAAACACATAACCCCACATATCAGGGTGCTGTTCGGTCAATTTAGGAGGCATCAGGTCTCTGTGTGTCTCTCTATTGTGTTCACACATGACCGAACACTGAACATGCCCAGGCGAAATTCATTATTCAAGAGCATAACAGAAGTGAGTGAGCGAGCAGGAGAACCACTCAGTGTTCAGGATGATGTTTTCCCTCACTTAGTGTTTGTGATAAGTGATAAGACACCGCAGCTGTCCCGCTGAGCCGGGGTCAGGgagcatttgtttgtttgtttgatagtTGTAATGCACCGTTTAAGGTTGCAAAAAGAGGACTTGTTTATGAGGAGTAAACAATATCGAACAAGAAAACTGGAGTAAGAGAAAGGAGAGAGGGATAAAgaggagagagagggggagactATTGTTCATAAAGACTGAACAGCTACAGGTGATTCAGTGCTTGAATTAAAGCTGTAGGTCAGCCAAAAAATTGAATTCTGTCATCACTGACAGAccatcatgttgttccaaatcttttgaattacatttttttatgtttttaaagggggggtgaaacactcagtttcagtcaatctcatgtcaatcttgagtacctatagagtagtattgcatccttcatatcgccgaaaagtctttatatttataaaagaaatatgggctgtaccgagtctttccaaaaaaaacgagcggctggaggcgtatcgtgtgggcggagctaaagaatgacgagcgcacacaaagcggtgacgtcctcaagcgtggagaagaaaacgctacccagattcaactaatacagatatgatccagaatcagatccggaggctgaaataaattgaacaggagaaacagagcagcaggacgtccgtctctgtggtgtgTACATTtgtgtcaacatttgtgtgtgtttactcgcagtttatggggacatgattcagtttatggactattgtatgcgactaaaccttagcagtagcaagcaaaacggttttgcacgtcagactagtgtaacgttatacatagaacaacaatggagtaactgttagcgcatttgaaggacgaagcacgctttgtgagagcGCTCGGTTTATGTTCGGGTGGTTttccaataaacaaactgacacctatattggtcagctaaacaaatgtatttaaacacacactatagatcgcatgctccattgataaaagGACATTCCGCTCTTTCGAGGTCAagcagacccatactcgaaaaaaactctccgaaacttgtgagaaaccggaaggagtttctatgtccaacattagtttttgaaactttgtctatgtttagggatccatgtctttaacagtttaaaaagctcagtatgcatgaaacagcatttcaccccccccccccctttaaaaaagtatcttatgctcacaaaggctgcaCTTATTTAATCCTATTTAGTTTtgcatttattattacaatttaaaatttatAGTTTACTCCTGTGATGGCaatcattattccagtcttcagtgtcacatgctGATCCCCCAGAAATCATTTGAATGTGACTGAATATGAATCATTTGATTTGGGgctaaaaaaagtattttttattattatcaatgttaaaaactgttttgtttaatatttttgtggaaaccgtgatacaTTACTATTTGGGGTAAGAAGTTTGGGgtaaattaaaacttttatttagGACACTGGCCAGACTGTTTGagctgatagaaaggcaacaATAACTCAAATAATCACTCATTACACCGGGGATATGCAGAAAAGCGTCTCTGAATGGACAACATGACGAACCTTGAAGCAGATGGGCTTCAGTAGTAGAACACACACCGGGTTTCCTGTCAGCTAAGAACAGGAATCTGAGGCTACAATTTGTGTAGGCTCACCAAAATGTGACAGTAGTAgattggaaaaatgttgcctgataAGTCTCAATTTCTGCTGCAACATTCAGATAGTAgtgtcagaatttggtgtaaacaacaTGAAAGCATGGATCATCCTTCCTTGTATCAACGGTTCAGGCTGCAGCTGGTGTAATGATGTGAAGGATATAGCATAGTTTAAACGACACAGACTACCTGAGTATTGTTagtgaccatgtccatccctttatgaccacagtgtacccatcttctgatggctgcttccagcaggataacaggccatgtcacaaagctcatatcatctcaaactggtttcttgaacatgccaatgagttCAGAACTCAAAtggcctccacagtcaccagatctcaatccattAGAGcacctttgggatgtggtggaacaagAGATTTGCATCATGATTGTGCAGACAAAACTGCAGCAACTGCGCGATGCTATCATGTTAACATGGACCCAAATCTCTGAGGAATGTTTTCAAAACCTCGTTGAATATGCCAcaagaattaaggcagttctgaaggcaaaaagGGGTCCATCCCAGTAGGTTTACCTAACAAATGCCAGTGAGCGTGTGTGTCCAGGTATACACTgaaacaaaatgtccccacaagaaTGGAAATATCCAAAatcattgtccttgtggggacatgtTTTTGTCCTTATGAgtaaaacagcttataaatcagactaaATTATGCTTTTTTGAAAATGCAGAACGTTTTCTGTGATGTAAGTTATAGGTCTATATATGTGGAGAGAAAAACAGATGCTTTTTGATTATGATCTGATTACAAGACAGTCATACAAAAACAATATTCTCTTCGAGGTCAAGTAAGAGGCCAAACATCTCACTTTGCTAAAACCATATTCAAGTAGACACAAAAGATGGAGGaaggcatttaaaaaaaggttcagATTAGTGAAACAAGTGTTTGTGAAAGGTCAAGCTGTGGACATTAGGTctcgcacacatacacacacatacacagacactGCATGACCGGCGGTGCCACTCGTGGTTAGTGATATCATTATGGCAGTTTTGCATGGAGGGATTAGGGCTTTCTTGCTAATGGAGAGTGACAGTGGCTCCTTGCTGCCGAAGCACACTGCCCCAGAACATTTGAAGGTGGGGTGCTCTGGGGGGGCTACTCACCCCCACACCGCCAGTATGTCATGCGTCATTATTTCAGTCCAACTCTTTCTATCATTTGTGCGTTCATGATCCTTGCATATATCAAATagtaatttacagtttttgaCTTACAGGAAACCTACATGaacaatgtcatttttttagGTCTTTTTTGTCTGTTGGCTACAGGCTTTGACTTTGAGGATTATGAGGTCTCCATAGGGAACAGTCTTCTTAGGATGAACCGTTGGGGGAGGGGCTTCCATATGAGTGTTTTCTGGTCCACTAAGCACCAGATA from Pseudorasbora parva isolate DD20220531a chromosome 3, ASM2467924v1, whole genome shotgun sequence carries:
- the cfap73 gene encoding coiled-coil domain-containing protein 42 homolog; protein product: MNLEDYFQSVFKERLSLNKAVQKDLTDMNTSVMQLLEMREECASLTRALEAQKEEMQIKRESLSERDETIKKEEEKLKKSILKYNKFLQENDARRLRAIKKAEAERAQIRLKELEIQKLKTENDALQARKKLLEERVAKTICYQEFLERAAKKSGKNIAQVIDRLQTLRSIHKELLVNQTALEKERERTNQELILYINKQRPVLLHCNNQLHQQQTQLDNIRLEAYKWELKLKHFHSTAAKEILLFAQLKTTIHNIYQMITHYTKRVSVDTNDTFKQLEMIQKYFQLMGAIDDDLKFNIMIMPNRTEGD